The proteins below are encoded in one region of Pseudomonas entomophila L48:
- a CDS encoding translation initiation factor Sui1, with the protein MAKKASSFAALGGLVYSTDAGRHCPDCGKPVDACICSQLVIPEGDGIARVRRESKGRGGKTVTTITGVPLPLDQLKELASTLKRRCGTGGALKDGVIEIQGDHVELLLGELIKQGFKAKKSGG; encoded by the coding sequence CAAGAAAGCTTCTTCCTTCGCCGCCCTAGGCGGTCTCGTATATTCCACCGATGCCGGTCGGCATTGCCCAGACTGTGGCAAGCCGGTGGACGCCTGCATCTGCAGCCAATTGGTCATCCCCGAAGGGGATGGCATCGCCCGTGTGCGCCGTGAAAGCAAAGGGCGTGGCGGCAAGACCGTGACCACGATCACCGGCGTGCCCTTGCCCCTCGACCAGCTCAAGGAGCTCGCCAGCACGCTCAAGCGGCGCTGCGGCACCGGCGGCGCGCTCAAGGACGGGGTCATCGAGATTCAGGGCGACCATGTCGAACTGTTGCTCGGCGAGCTGATCAAACAGGGCTTCAAGGCGAAGAAATCCGGCGGCTGA